In the genome of Cupriavidus sp. WKF15, the window GTACGTGACCGCATGCACCACGCGACGGGTTATCCATTGTGCTAGCGTCACTATCGCGCTGCCGCAATCCGCCAGGCTCGGGGGCCACTTTCGTGGATGCTATTGCCGCTGGCATCCACCGCGACGACAACGGGAAGATTTTCCACATCGAACTCGTAGATGGCTTCCATACCGAGATCTCCAAAAGCAAGGACGCGAGCCGATCGCACTGCCCTGGAAATCAGATATGCTGCGCCACCGGTCGCCGCCAGGTATACGCAGGCGTTTTTCTTGATTGCTCCGATCGCAGCCGGCCCCCGCTCAGCCTTGCCGATCATGCCGAGCAGCCCAGTCGACGAAAGCATCCGCTCCGCAAACTTATCCATTCGTGTTGATGTCGTCGGGCCGCATGGACCCACTACCTCACCGCGCACCGGATCGACGGGGCCGACGTAATAGATCATGCGATCACGGAAATCCACCGGCAATGGCTCGCCGCGCGTGAGCATCTCGTCAATGCGCTTATGCGCGGCATCGCGGCCGGTCAGCATGTGCCCCGACAGCAGCAGCGTCTCGCCGGCACGCCAAGTGGCGGCTTCCTCTCGAGTAAGGGTGTCGAGATCAACACGGCGGCTCGCAGTCCCGTCCGGCATCGGTAGATCCGGCCACAGGTCGGGTGACGGTGTTGGGAGCATCATTGGGCTGCTGCCATCGAGTACGAAGCGGGCACGCCGTGTCGCCGCGCAGTTTGGCACAACGGCGACCGGCATGCTGGCGGCATGCGTGGGATACGTGGCGATCTTGACGTCCAGCACTGTAGTCAAGCCGCCGAGGCCCTGCGCCCCGATGCCGAGCGCATTGATGCGATCATGGATTTCGATGCGCAGCGCTTCCAGCGCGTTCCGCGGGCCTCGTGCCTTGAGGTCGAGCATGTCGAGCGGCGTCGTCAGGCTCTGCTTGGCGAGTAGCATGGCTTTCTCCGCGGTGCCGCCGACTCCTATCCCGAGCATTCCTGGAGGGCACCAGCCGGCGCCCATGGACGGCACTATGCTGACGATCCAGTCAGCAACCGAATCACTGGGCATCAGCACCGCGAACTTGCTCTTGTTTTCACTGCCGCCGCCCTTCGCCATCACGTCGATCACCACGGTGTTGCCCGGCACAAGCTCGACATGAACCACCGCGGGCGTGTTGTCGCCAGTATTGCGCCGCGAGAACAGCGGATCCTCGACGATGCTGGCACGCAACGTATTGTCCGGGTCACGGTAGGCACGCCGCACTCCCGCATTGGCCGCATCAACGACGCTCGATGGGAATCCTTCGAGACGAACGTCCATCCCCACTTGTATGAAGACGTTGACGATGCCCGTATCCTGGCAGATCGGGCGCCTGCCTTCCGCGCACATCCGTGAATTGATCAGGATCTGGGCAATCGCTTGCCTGGCCGGCTCGCTGGCCTCGCTTTCGTACGCCCTGGCGAGGTGCCGGATATAGTCGGGAGGGTGATAATGACTGATGAACTGCAGGGCAGCGGCGATGCTGTGGACAAAGTCCTCATAGGAAACTACGGTGGTCATGGCGCCTCTCTCTCCCTTTTCAGAAGCGCTGCTCGCGGAACAGGCCGAGCTTTTCCTGCGCGACGCGATCGGAATACGCGAACAGCACGAGGTCCTGGCTAGCGTGCAGCGTGTAACGGCACCATCCCGGTACTACGAAGACATCGTGCGGTGCAAAGTCGATCCGCCGATTACTGACCATTACGTGGCCCCCGCCTTCGACACAAACAAAGACGGTGCTGTCAGTCGCGCGGTACGGTAATGTCGCAAAGCCAGATGGCAGCAGCCGGATCATCGTGGCGATGGTCGGCATTGCCCAGCCACCGTCCACAGGGTTGGTGTAGCGCATCAGGTAGCCGGTGTGCGGATCTGGCGCGCCAGCACGGGGTAACGCGAACAGCGCCTCCCGCGTACGCGCGTAGGGATAGTTGAAGACCGGAGAATTCATTGTCGAGGATCGATGGCCCACTGGCATCAGGCCGGTCCCGTAGCGCGCTAGTGCATCGCCTACTGGCCGCGTGACTGGTGATGCCTCGGATTCGAACTCCTCCCGGAAGCCACCATTGAAGAACGACACAACGGGAATATCGAGGCCATCGAGCCATACCATCGGTGTGTCGCCATCGTGGCCATGATGGTGCCAGGTCCACGCCGGTGTGATGACGAAATCGCCGGGCTCCATATATGTCTTCTCGCCGTCCACGGCTGTGTAGGCGCCGGAACCTTCGATGATGAAGCGCAGCGCCGATTGGGTATGGCGGTGCGCGGGAGCCACCTCACCCGGCAGGATCAGTTGAAGGCCCGCATACATCGTGTTGGTGATGCGCGAACTCCCCGGCAGGCCGGGATTCTCCATCAACAGGACACGCCGTTCGGCCTCCTCGGCTGA includes:
- a CDS encoding fumarate hydratase, translated to MTTVVSYEDFVHSIAAALQFISHYHPPDYIRHLARAYESEASEPARQAIAQILINSRMCAEGRRPICQDTGIVNVFIQVGMDVRLEGFPSSVVDAANAGVRRAYRDPDNTLRASIVEDPLFSRRNTGDNTPAVVHVELVPGNTVVIDVMAKGGGSENKSKFAVLMPSDSVADWIVSIVPSMGAGWCPPGMLGIGVGGTAEKAMLLAKQSLTTPLDMLDLKARGPRNALEALRIEIHDRINALGIGAQGLGGLTTVLDVKIATYPTHAASMPVAVVPNCAATRRARFVLDGSSPMMLPTPSPDLWPDLPMPDGTASRRVDLDTLTREEAATWRAGETLLLSGHMLTGRDAAHKRIDEMLTRGEPLPVDFRDRMIYYVGPVDPVRGEVVGPCGPTTSTRMDKFAERMLSSTGLLGMIGKAERGPAAIGAIKKNACVYLAATGGAAYLISRAVRSARVLAFGDLGMEAIYEFDVENLPVVVAVDASGNSIHESGPRAWRIAAAR
- the gtdA gene encoding gentisate 1,2-dioxygenase; translation: MTTNTATDVMSRRDAFYRELQPHAMAALWTRLRKLIPSEPTPAGEAHCWSYGTTRPYLMESATLISAEEAERRVLLMENPGLPGSSRITNTMYAGLQLILPGEVAPAHRHTQSALRFIIEGSGAYTAVDGEKTYMEPGDFVITPAWTWHHHGHDGDTPMVWLDGLDIPVVSFFNGGFREEFESEASPVTRPVGDALARYGTGLMPVGHRSSTMNSPVFNYPYARTREALFALPRAGAPDPHTGYLMRYTNPVDGGWAMPTIATMIRLLPSGFATLPYRATDSTVFVCVEGGGHVMVSNRRIDFAPHDVFVVPGWCRYTLHASQDLVLFAYSDRVAQEKLGLFREQRF